AACTGAAATTATAAACCCTAAAAGAGATGCATTAAATTTTAAGAAACGGTAATATTAAGATGACAAAAAAAGTCAAAACTTaccttatttaacattcattaatAAAAGTTCggatgacaaaaaaaatatcttatgcAAAATCTAGGTCAATAAATAAAagatgatttaaataaaaaaatagaatgaaagaaaatattataaatactatccatattataatttgataatttctaatattaagatAAGGGATAAACTACCAAAAATGCATTCGAATTATCTTAACGCTGATAAAAATGTTATTGAATTCTGTTATCGATAAAAATGttctcaaataattttaaaacgtGTCAAAATGGCTAGTCGTGATAAAAAATGAGTATTTacccattttggtcctcaaaaaATTTCAGACTAGATACTTTAGTCTCCAACTAAAATATTACTTGATTGGTCACTAACAATTAACtccgtcagtcacttaggtcctttGTTCCGTCAATTCTAACggaggacaaaatagtccctgacaactctaacaggagacaaaatggtccctgacCTCCTCTATTTGAAAACGACATTGTTCTCCCCCAATTttcatcatatctcgcataacactAACAGTTTAACGATGTAACTTCAAGTTACAGAATGTACACTCTACAACTTCAATgttcacaagaagaaaaatcatCAACTTGTTCTCAATCAATTCATACTCAGGAAACTAATGACTATGTCTCTCAAGTACTTATCGTCTTCGATGGATCCCATGAATCTAGACAGCAAGTCTGATTTGTTAAGACCCATCGCCATCGTCATcatctccctcctcctctgCCCTATCATCTCCATGACCACATTGTTCACTACTCCACTCGTTTCTTTCAACTTCTTCTTCGAACCAATGTTCAGTAATCGGTTCAGTTTTCATATGAGCTGCAACGGTGACATTGCTCATTGTACTGATAGTTTGGATGCGATATTGAAGCTATCTGCCAACTTGgactctgaaaaagaaaaaatgaagtaCTCGGGATCTATTCCAAATGAGAATTTACATATGATGTCGAAGGAGAATCTTCTTATGATGTCCTAATGTTCAACAATCTGTATTGCTTGCCGGAGAGTGGAGAAAGGCGTGACCTTGGGATAGTTGTGAAATTTGGTCTTGAGGATGTGGTGGACGTTGTCGAGATTGGAGGTGATGCTGTTATTGAGGACATGGAGATGGATGCTTCTGAGTTGATGAAGTGTGAAAAAGGTGGGTTTACCAGTCATAGAGATTTAGAAAGTGTGTAGTCCATGACATGTTGAGATAGGTGCGACATGTGTGGCAGTTACACCATGACTTGATcttggagatgaagaggaagaagaaaaagatggaaaagaagatTGTGAAGGTAAAGAAGGAGAGTATGAATGTTaggattatgtgagatgtgatGAAAATTGGGAAAAAATAGTGTCATTTTCGAACAAAGGGGtcagggatcattttgtcccATGTTTGATTtgtcagggaccattttgtcttTTATTAAAGTTGGCGGAGTCAAAAATCTAAGTGATTGACGAAATTAATTGTCAGGAAtcaattgaataattaattttaattgagaACTAAAGTGTCTCATTCAAAATTCTTTGAGAAccaaaatgaataaatactCTAAAAAAATCTGTTGCATTTATAAAAAGTAAGACATGACTCACTAATCACTTATTAATATTAGAGTATCACTTATTATGTAAGAAACTATTTATCACATCATTTTTTTCTGTTAATACAGAGTGTTGTTTCAATTCAGGAGTGTGTATTTTTATGTGTATCTAGGTTTTGAAAGTGGGTCCAAGTTGGAGGAGTTCATGTTAGATGAACAGAGCTTTGGTAAGAACAAAGTGTGGTTCATAATGGGAGCAAGAGAAACTGGAAAATTGGAAAGTTTCCATTAACTTAGGGACTCAATTCCATGTGAAATCATCAACTCATAAGATAAAATCCAAGATGATGTTTCTAGAGCAAATAACAATAGAAAATCATCATCGTCAACAACTCTTTCTTGTCGCATGATAATGATTCATGACTGATGAGACAAGAATTGTTCTTCTTTACTAGGTGCTcctagaataataaaataaattttttattctgctTCATATATTATTTGTCATATTAATAAATAGagttttcttattattttgggCAACCCCGTTTATTGTCGTGacaaataatatatgaaatGGAGCAATATATTTTGCTTGTTCTTAgagcacaaaaaaaatggaaaaactaatttctctatggaattaagaaaataaaggacTATTACTCTTGATGAATTTGTagttcttatatatattttattacagAGTGTATTATGCATATataagtaaataataataaagaagaataaaaggattagTGGTACtcccatatatatatacatatatatattttttattattaatttataacttTATATGTATTTGTTAATCTACATTAATGGTTGTCAGAGTTGGTTAGGttaatttttgtctttataTTATCATTTTGATTATCACAAGCATTGTGTTTTTTTCAGATTGTTTGAAAAAACTTAACCTATAAAATCCTAATTCGTAACCCATCCCCTTCAATAGGAAGGGCTTTATTTGATTGTGAAAGGAAGAAAGTTAACTTTGGATTCATacgagtatatatatatatatttgtattgtTGGTGCTCATTtaatatttgttatatatttattaaaataatataactcaatcaatttttttgaatataaatttttacagATATATCTATGTGTCACAAAACCAATCAAAAAAGCACCAGTGGTCTAGTGGTAGAATAGTACCCTGCCACGGTACAGACCCGGGTTCGATTCCCGGCTGGTGCAAGTCTCCTTGGGGCGGTGATGAAATTTACTTGTGAATGGTGGGTCCATCACAATTCTGATCCATGGGATTGAAATGCAAGTGCATCTGAGctcctaatttttttaatttttatacttttaatttcTTCTGTGACAACTTTTTTAAAGTGGGACTTTTCTTGGTACTTGCACATTTATACGTTAGTTAAGGTTGGCAACACATGTAAGCATATGGTAGATGTGGACAATTCAATTTATGCTGCTCCTACCTTAAACCATTAAGACTTAAGAGAGTTGTTGGAGGTTGGCGTTAGCTGTGGATTGTTGGTTTTGTTTTCAAAGACCTAGTTGCACAAATGAGACTAATTCATTATTTATAGCAACAGAgtcataattttgaaatttattaggTTGCTAGTTTAAATTATTACATTTAACAATAAGAAAAAATGCATTAATTAAATTAACtccaacccaaaaaaaaatcaaccttCAAATAGTAGTAAAGAGAGTTGATTTAGGTCCAATTTGggtaaataacttaattaaatttttttaaaaaaaacttaaacaataaatgtttatattaaaagtagtttataaataaattattttgtgtttgattttttaactttaagGTAACGTTTGGTGGAGAGATAGAAATgaaaagactgagactgagagacagagattgaaataaatttcagtattctgtttggtgcaaagtgggggacaaaaattgaaacaagaatgaaactctaatttaatttacacaaaaggtaaaattggaattaattaattgaattgaaggtattttagatataaaatgttattacaattttagtctccatctctaaaaattttagtctcatGTGTCCTTACTTTttagaggtactgaaatactgaaattttggagaTAGAGACAGAAAGTTTAGTATCAATCTCTGTACCAACAAACATAATATTGAGTCTCAGTCTCTCAATCTCTGTCTCAGTATTTCAAAACAAATGCTACCTAactaaaaatacttattttatataaatgtgttaaaaaaataatattattataagagaagtcattttttttaacttttctatAAGTTTCTAAATAAGTTCTTAAAAAACcgcaatttgattttaaaaattgtactagacattaatactactacttttcataaatcaaaaacccaaaaaaattacttttaaaatttttcaaacggACCCTTAGTATAATCTAGAATCAATTCTAATATTCAAATCTTGTCTTGTCCAGACAGCAATTCATTGCTCAACTACAAAAATATCTCTTCATTACCAACTAAAtgctatataatataaattttgtaaCATAATATTAATGTTATTCATGGTTCGTTATCTTTCTTCTCACCATCTATCATTAATTCATTAGTTACTCACGGCTTATGTGTGATCCTCCAATAATCTTTGAGTAAATTGTGATTACTtctgaaattttatttattaatcaaattggtCCTCTTAATTTACCGTTCAATCAAATtagtcttttaaatttttgaacatCAATCATGTTCGTTATACGCTAATTTTCTGCCTACACTCcattatttttgttcatttgtGAGCTTTTTTCTGGGTTATAACAGTTTCCAGTCTCACTAATATGACTACAAGAATGAAATGTTAAGAACCATTCCAATTATTTtactcaataatatttttaaaagaaaatgtctTTATTTGATTCTGACATTAAACAGATTGAAAGAATAATAGGACAATGCACATCAAGCACCAGTGGTCTAGTGGTAGAATAGTACCCTGCCACGGTACAGACCCGGGTTCGATTCCCGGCTGGTGCATTTGGAGTCATGACGACAAGAACTTGTGATGGAGGGTCCTTCACGTCTCATCTATTCGATGATTAAAAGTTCGACTGAGCtcctctttttcttattttaatttcttaatattCATGTCTGCTTTTTCTTCTCGTTTCTCTTTTGGGGGTGTTGGAGCTAATCATTCtttaattataacaaaatttaagtCAATGTGCATTATGTATAACAGTATAAGTACTGCTGCAATTGAAGAGAGATTAATtgcatatattaatattaaaatatgaatataacGAATTCATCAAGTGAGACTAAAGATTTTCCTCATCACAGGGTAAGAACATTTATTATAGTCTAAATCAAGCACTAACCTTTACCCATCTTACACTCAAGGCATCGgatatgtatttttattagcTATAATTATTCTTCCATTTCCATCTCTTACATTCCAAGTTAATAATTGAATGGCTTTAATATACAATGCTAAAGTTTTCATaaattctaacctaacttgcAATAAAACATCACTTCAAAAAGAATTATTGACCATTTTCCATTTAGAAAAGAATATTGGTAGATATAATATTAAGCATAAAAAAAGGTACCTACTCAACTTAGGGTTCTTCCAACTTGGTTCCaattaagaaataaaacaaTCATTTTTAGGTGAACTATATGGTAACATCATGATTACAAGACAGTAAGAGAGAACACAACAACTTCCACAGGATGTGGCTTACACCAAAAACACATAAACTACTAAAAATGATTGCAACACCATTATGAACTGCCACTTTTCTCATCCTTTTGGTATATTCACCTGCATTCATGTTTCATGTTCCTTCATAGAAGAGATTGCTACAATGTTAGGGGTTTTCCTATCAAGTTTGCATGGTCACATTTTGTGCAGGCTCATCAACTGAATTGGAGGGTTGTGGTGTGCAAACATTGCTGGTGAAGGTAATTTCCTCTATTCTCATCCAAAAAGCCGCCATTTACAATGCCCTACGGATTTTTTCTGTTTCGTCACAGGCTATAATCAGCTCGAACTCCTCGCATGCTCGGGAATGAGACGTTGACGCAATTCATCAGGTGCATTTGCCAGTTCTGCATTGTTTACTTCCTAACTAAGCATCCGCGatgaacaaataaataaaataaaaataattcacatATGTTGACCTGACCATAAAATCTTACCTGCTTCAGTGAAATTGAACAACGGCGGCAGCGGTCGCCCATTTGGCAGGCATGTATTCGGGTCCCGTAGATCATCGAAGAATGGGTGTGCACATGCAGCCAACTGGAAACAACAAACAATTATTTCCCTAACTCTTATGCAACTTAGATGATGGCAGAATATAAGAACAATTTGCAACACAAATAAATATCACATGCAAGAATGGTTTCCCTCTTTGGTAGTATGCATGTTCATTGAAAACTCATGCATTAACATTGTTCAATGTATTAATTCAGCAAGAGCgacatttattttaaaatagagatAGTTATAAAACTAAGGTTACTGAATATGCAATCtagaaaaaaaaggtaaaatttcCAAATCAAAATAACTTTCTTACCGCAGTGCAACGTAGATTTGGTGAATATTGAAGTAGCCTTGACACAAGATCCACTGCTTCAGGTGGCAGTTTCTTGTTGAAAACCTGTTGTTACTAATTGGGTAAGATACAACTTGAAGCATATATCATTTATCGTTTATATATATACTCCCTCCGGTTCAATAAAAATGCCACTTTGGACAAATCAATACCTAAACAAATTAGTGCATCAGGGATGCAATTCACTTCATGATACATTTTTTCGTATGTACCAATTTGTCCAACGTTTATTTTGAAACAAAGGAAATAACAAGGAGACAGGCAGAGGAAAGAACCACTAACCTTGTGCCACGGGTGCGCTTTAATCTGAGGAAACTTGAATTCATTGTAGTTGGGATTCATGCACCTTATTTCTTCTCTGGTAGGTGTTCCCAAGATCTGTAATACATAACAAGAGAACAGattgggaaaagaaaaagagaatcaaACTTTTACGGTAAAGCTTATAAAGAAAAAGGAGATGGAAGGTAACAAAAGAAGACAAGAAGTTGTACCTTAATGATCTCTACTAACTGATCAACCCCACTCTCTCCTGGAAACAATGGCTGCGACAATGAAATGTGGATAAGTTTGCATATTACAAGTTCATAGAACTTAAACTAAGCTAATTGAATGTTCTTTCTGGTTATATAGGTCGATGTTATTCTTATAAAACGAGGAGAAAAAAAGTCTTGCACATATGCTCACCTGTCCTAGAAGGAGCTCAGCCAAAACACAACCGACAGACCACATATCAATAGCAGTTGTGTATTCAGTTGCCCCAAATATAAGTTCTGGAGCCCTATAGTACCTCGAGCATATGTATGATATGTTGGGTTCACCGGGAACCTAAAACATGCAATATTTCATAAGCTAACGTCCGTGTTGTCATAAGGtaataaaaaattcacaagCAAAAGGAACATACCAACATCTTTGCACTACCAAAATCGCATATCTTCAACTCATGGGTCTGAGGATTGACCTATAATATACATAATAATTGATATGTCAGTCCAAAATGCACTTATACTATAGAAACAAGTTCTAAGCAGTCTCAACCCTCAAGTGTTTTTCGTGAAACCAAAGTTGTTGACATTATGGAAACTTAAAAAGGACCAaataaacagaaattaaaagacAAAATCTTACCAATAAATTCTGGGGCTTGATGTCACGATGACAGACGCCAATGACTTCATGTAAATAATTCAATGCACGGCATATCTACAAGAGAGGCACATGCATGAataatcaatacaagataataatacatatatatcaATCAACTCATAATTTTAACACTTACCTGATATGTATAAAGTTGCACATTAATGATAGGCATATATTGGTGCATCCTAATAAACTGCTTTGAAACCTTGTAAACAGTTTCGGGAACATACTCCAAAACCAGGTTGAGGTACAACTCATCCTTATCCGTAGTTGAAAAGAAACAGTGCTTTAGTCGCACAACATTAGGATGCTCAAGCATGCGCATAACCTGAAGTTCCCTATTCTTATATCTCTTGTCTTGCAAAACCTTCTTTATGGCAACCGGTTCACCAGTCTCGAGGCACTTAGCCTACAACATAAAGGAAGTATTGTTCATAAGCTATTGAGTAATTAACAATGCTAGAATGGTAAAGTAGAGGGCAACCACAATTTTGTAAAAAACAGCAACAAAGAGATGAATACCTGAAAAACAACTCCAAAAGAACCAGTTCCAACCACGCGTTCAGCCATGTACGATATTGTCTGAGCCAAAAGAAATGagttaataaaagtactatatTTTGCATAAGCCATTAATAAGCTGTATCAGTtgcattattatatatttgcctagacatgcaaattaaattagccaatttaaaataaatgatcTCATTAAGCTGCAACAAGAATAAAGTAATCACCTGCTTTGGTTGTCCATCTCGGCCACCAATAGCAGTTGTAATTATTTGACCTGTTTCTGTTCCATTACCACTCACTACAGTTGCTTCTACATCCTGCACATAGCAAATATATCACTTAAGTCACTAATAGATGGAACTCGGTTCATGAAACGTTAAAAAGAATGCAAGCTATTTGCAATGAATATGAAAATCTAACATTTGTAAAGTATCACAGCTACGACCAAAACATGGATCAAATTTAactaaagaagaagaggaaacgATAACAATACCTTCTCAttgttctttttccttttctcatCAGCAATTTTCatatcatgcaattctttcgGAAGTTGATCAAAACCTGACTTTTCATTTTTGGCTACCGAAGATACATCTGATGTGCCAACAGCATCCCCCATTTGTGCATCTACAAAATCTTCCTGATCTTGGCCGCCTTTGTCTATGGTAATCGATTCATCATTGACTTTCCCTGTGGTTTCCTGATCAAACTTAGCTCTTTTCGTGCTAGAATCACCTCCCTGAAATGAACGAATTTGAACCTTATAGAAACCTCAACATGGAACTTTACCAATGTGTCTCATGGGAAAAATAAGTTTCAATAACCAATCACTTATCAAAGTTCACAATGCATAGCCCTTGTCATAATTAATTTGAGAGCACAACATTCCATAAACAATGCAATGTAACTAATAGGTTTAAAGCAAAAGTATCTTTTGATGTTAACAAAGCTACCAATCTATTGCCTTAAAAGGCAAAACACATTATTTGTGCTTAGAAATCAGAATAAAAGACTTCAACATCACAAAATCTCTGCAAAATTACACTTCCAACAACTTAACCATGCCAAACATACACAAAGCTTCTGTTATCATCAATTCAGAAAATAAGAGACTTCATTGAATAGGTGGTTACATAGACAACAAAGTTGTGTTCATATCAGATCAAGaccacaaaataaataaataaataaagcttGAGAATAAACCACCTATGTCTCAGAAACAATTATCACAAATTCATAATCCTCAATAACCAGAGAAGATGGGAAAATTGTAAGAAATGCATATGAGCATAAATTATCAAAGGGCAGCTGAAAATGATTGACACAATAActaaatttcacaaataaaatgaaacaaaaaatatcgcagataatgtaattaaaaaataaatagagggGAAAAcaccacacaaaaaaaaaatgttacgcCTGACACAACATGCATTAATTAGACATTtgttaccaaaaaaaaaaaaaaagaaatcccCTTGAAGCCTCAAACAATGGACATGCTCATCACATTAACCCAATCTAAATCTAGATTCTCAACAACATAAAAATTTGTGGGATTTAAAATAGAAATGTGTATCTTACAGGATCTGAAGAAATGGATGTCCTGCCAGAAGCAATGCTCTTCAACCTTCTCATCATATTCATGGTTGCAGATTTTTATTCCAATCCCACACAACCCCAAAACAAATCCAAACCCTAATAAATCCCTCAAATCAAACCcctgagaaaaaaaaaatagaaactttTCCcccaaagaaaaagagaaaattataattatacaaCCAAACAAAGAGAAGGAAGAGGGAGAGAAATCTCAAACTTTCTCTCTCCCCCTTTCTTACCCTAAGTTCCAATAATCCCAAATTTCCCAAAACCAAACAAAATAActgaaatatttaattaaaaaaattgagagaagcTAGGAAAATGAAACAACAGAAAATGTAACAAACCAAATCACAAAACAACACCAACACAACACAATCTTATGAATCTCCCTCCCTtcgtttctctctctctctcttcctttcttactagattttctctctctagattctctctctctctctccttccttTTAGGTACAGACAGAGAGCTTCGCAGGTGAGCCTTTTGTGTTTTGTTaatgaaaaaagaatttttattttttattaattttttgaattttctacgGTCAAACCTCGATCAAACCCCAATCATTCCAGCTTCAAAATTTGTACCTTGGTCAAAATCGAAATATGGATCGTTGGATGGTCATCGATGTAGGTTTAACGGTTTAGATCTTCTGGTTTTGATATAAAGTGAAAGCTTGTGTTTGGTGGGCTCTAAGTTACCGAAATACCCTCCAAGATGTACTTATTTACGAAGAAGGGATTCTTTCCCTCATTACGAGGGATGCTATCCGTGTGTAAGGAATATCCCTTTATGGAGTTCAATAAATAAAGCTTCTTGTAACttttgaaaaacaaacaaatgaaaaatggcaaCAAATCATGCATGGATTTTATTGATAAAACTTTTAAAACAATTTATCtatttggaatttttttaaagGAAGAAACATTTTATATAAGATCATTGTCATATaggtaactaaaaaaataatagaaagggAAACATAaaggtgattttttttttagtaaactatcatttttatttataaaaattaaaaattttgatatatttattcataaaagacgaaaattattatttatacttataaaaaataattttttgcaagtaaaattattcaaattctaaaaaattaaataaaatttttaaaatacgcTTCTTTCCACTACTACAACCATGGtctttctctccctctccttctCTATATGTTTTCAACAATCCTATTCCAACATCGACTACATCACCATTCAGTACTACTGTCTCGCTCTCCTTCTCAACCGTCATCCTAACCCCTTTGCCGTACACTCTCCCATTGGTGTCGATCGCGATTCAACAGCACCAACACCACCATCACCAACATAATCATATTTGCTTTCTTCCATCACCACCAAGCTTAATTGTTTGGCACCCTAACGGAATCCATAGAGCGCGTGAAGAGACTTCTACATTATGCATCTTTGCTTCTACTATTCGACGATTCGGATCGAGTTCTAGAGAATCGGATTCAGATTTGCACACATACTCAAAGGCTGTGACTTTTTCAAAGATTTATCGAAAAATGGTGTCTGAAAACGACCCAGTTGAgtccttcttcaatttcatttagGTTGTGAAGGAATCACTATCCCTTTTAAAAGTGGATATTCGAAAAGTTACAAAGGATCTTGAGCACTGCTTCCTGTCAAGGTACAAGAATAAGGACATAAAAGGTGTTTGTTTGATTGTCCAGGTGAAGCAAGGTGGTGAATTTCATATCTacaatatgaaaaagaagagaggatTGTCAATCAAGGTTTCCTTGAAGGCTTTCTTGGGTATTTTCTCACAGAACTCAATGAGTGGTAATGTGAATGTGAATGTGAATGGTGATGAGGTGGATAAGAAGGGTGATGGGTTTTCTTCTTGCACCAATTGCTTAAAGTTTGTAGTGACTTGGTCTTTGCTGGTTAATGATTTTCTTCAAACTCTCCCAGCTCCTTTCAAAGCTGGTAGAAGAGGAGGCGGCAAAGTTACAGTTTTCGGAAGAGGTGGAAGGTGAGGGAGAAGTGAAGCCTGCGGTTGAGATCAGAGTGGAAGAGGTGGAGGGAGGAGGAAGGGTGGTgatagtggtggtggtggtgacagTAATGGCAGTAGTGATAGTGCGTGGTAGTTAAGAAAGAAAGTGGTGGTAGAATTCGGGATTGGATCGGAGTAGCTGAGAACatcgagagagagagagagagagagagagagtgagagagagaaagagagagagaaagaggaaagagattATGGTAGTAATGGTGGAGAAAATGGTAGTTtaggaattttatttaattttttaaggtttgaataatttttcttataaaagtcattttttatatatacaaatggtaattttcGTCTTTTATGAATAAATATGTGAATGTTTTTAGCTTTCATGAATAAAAGTggtagtttatttttatttttttttaataccaTGAGAATTTATTATTCTCATTGtctaaaattttagattttgtgaaagagaaattgagattaaaaaataaaaattaaaagataaaaattaaaaaatagagattaaattaaatttttatattatatttagtataaaatatataaaattgagtTATGTATGattagtattatatttaatttaagataaatataaaaattaataaataaatttaaaatttaaaaaattaaataaggatatttttaaaaaaatatgttattaaagttttcgtctctattttaaaaaaatttagtctccgaaattcttattttttttaaatactaaagaGGTTGAAATTTTGTGTTTCGAGACTGCTATAGAAAACAATACTAAATTTCAGTCCTCTAGTCTcagttttaatatttaaaaacaaatgCTACTTTAAGTAGAGTGCTTTactattctaaatttttaataacatGGTCTTTAAATATACACCATTtaatagttattatttttttgaaaattttgacatCAATATGAGGTTTTATTATTGTTACGGATCCGGCCCACGGATCCTACACTCGGAAGGGCCCTCGAACCCGGTTACCCGGGTCCCGATCATATTGCGCTTCTAAAAGGCCCGAAACCGGCCCACTGAAACTCCTAACCAACTTTCGAAT
This sequence is a window from Arachis duranensis cultivar V14167 chromosome 2, aradu.V14167.gnm2.J7QH, whole genome shotgun sequence. Protein-coding genes within it:
- the LOC107473305 gene encoding shaggy-related protein kinase theta — encoded protein: MNMMRRLKSIASGRTSISSDPGGDSSTKRAKFDQETTGKVNDESITIDKGGQDQEDFVDAQMGDAVGTSDVSSVAKNEKSGFDQLPKELHDMKIADEKRKKNNEKDVEATVVSGNGTETGQIITTAIGGRDGQPKQTISYMAERVVGTGSFGVVFQAKCLETGEPVAIKKVLQDKRYKNRELQVMRMLEHPNVVRLKHCFFSTTDKDELYLNLVLEYVPETVYKVSKQFIRMHQYMPIINVQLYTYQICRALNYLHEVIGVCHRDIKPQNLLVNPQTHELKICDFGSAKMLVPGEPNISYICSRYYRAPELIFGATEYTTAIDMWSVGCVLAELLLGQPLFPGESGVDQLVEIIKILGTPTREEIRCMNPNYNEFKFPQIKAHPWHKVFNKKLPPEAVDLVSRLLQYSPNLRCTALAACAHPFFDDLRDPNTCLPNGRPLPPLFNFTEAELANAPDELRQRLIPEHARSSS